CCTGTAAACACGGAGTTGTCGAGGGTCAGCAGCGCGGCTCCCACTCTGAACTTGCTGTACGGACAGTAGGCTTGCTTCTTGGCCTCCTGAGACCGCTGGATCAGCTCCTTCACTCCTACTTCAGCTCCTTCCTGGGACAAGTGTCTGGAGCCGTGCTCCTTAATATGCATCACATCCCCGCTGAACTTGACACACTCCATACTTTCTCTTTGGGtctttgtctgtatttgtgtgtcagtgaatGAGTCTATTGTGGCCCTCTGCTTTAAATGTGAATGGGGCAGAGTGAAGGTGTGGGGGAGAGGGAGCGCTCATAGCCAATCAGTCACAGGGATGTCAACATGCTGTCATGTGGAAATGTGAGCAGCTCTGTTGTTGCCGTTTTCATTTTGTGCAGACATGATGATTAAAGAGGAGCTATAGACAGCGTGCTGTAAGTCACCTGTCTGACAAGATGTTTATCACAGTTTTACAGATGAATTACAGACAAGGTGGTTtgggaaaatatatttttattgtcaAGTCCAGCTTCTCTTTGACCTCAGAGTCAGTGAAGGAGTGGAGACATGTAGAGCAACAATGATAAATTGCTAAATCAATCTTAataataatatccacagtttatataaaaacataaaaagaaaacatttaaaagtaagtTTAGGCTTTTAAGTCCATCAGGATCCATTTAAATCCTCACCACGGTGGAGTCTAAGGACAGAATTgttcatttccttttgtttgtctgaGTGACACTGTTGATCCAGCCCAGGTAGTTCCTGACCTTGGTGTAGACACCGGGGTAGTTAGCAAAGGCACAGCCTATGCCCCATGACACAATACCCTCAAACTTACCGTCACAAACAAGTGGTCCTCCTGAGTCACCCTGAGAatggaaaaacacacagttaGTAGTTTGGTTATCTGACACATATTAACGTTAAAATGAGGGCTTGACAGATCTGATTTCGTGTGTCTTTTACAGGAGATCACATCTGAGaatctgcatctttttttgtgGCTCAATTATTCATATAAAAGGTTTTGAAGCAGCAAAAATGGCTGAATTGGGAGAatattaacattcaaatataaatTTTCTCACAGCTTTACAGAGCATATTCTTTTATGTCATTTTGAACATTGCTTAGGTCTTTTCTGGCACTCTGCTCTCATTAACTAGTGTTTTCAGAATAATACTCATGTCTAGCATCATACAGCACATGCTCAAGTTTGTGAGTAGCTAATGAAAATCTTTCAgcattttgtttggttttaatttTGATGGTGATTAATTGGCCTTTTTAGAATATTGAACCAATGAAATACTGTAACAGCCTCACTATTGTGAAATCAACATGAAAGCCAAATAATGCTTCCTGTTACATTTGACACATTAGTCATTTTCTGTGTCATAGTTCAACATCAGCAGTGATCTCTTCTACTGTAACTTTTTGATCATCACATCACAACTCTGTGCCTCACCTGACAGGAGTCTTTCCCTCCAGAGACAGAGCCAGCACACACCATGTTCTGCGTGGTCCTGAAGTAGTAGCGCGAGCAGGAGGGGAAGATGTCTACATCCACAGACCTGAGAACAGGTGACAACATGTAGCTGTTGAGCCAGGTCACACCCCAGCCGCTCACCGTGCATCGGGCCCTGTAGTCCAAAGACTGTGAGTTTGAATCTAGCAGAGAGACTGGCTCCACCATGGCATTGATGACAGCTGGACGCTCCAACTGACCCACAGAGAAGGAATGATTTAGGTTTGAAACCTGTGCTTTAACTTttatcatatatatttttagttgGTTTATAATATTGGGGCATTCAATATGCATGGGAGGTCCAGTGAAAAGTACCTGTTAAcatgcattatgggaaatgtaggattcAGCTCTTTTGAAATTTGGCCAATACCAAGACTATAAAACTACAATATTTCTTGCATCCAATTTGACCATTGACTTTGATTTTGACCAAATTCTGATTCTTATGAAATCTACaaatgtaggcctatatttatttgtaaattgtatttcattcaaacaaacaaacaataaaaaagttaagaaaaacaaacataaaatctcaaattttgaatgaaaaggagcagaaagaagactaatcttataatatctgcccctctttcacaaagcattaattaaaacaaaacaaaacacttcattcaaaaacaatttaaacattttttatatagaTGCATCCCTACATTGTTGAAGCATCACTTTAAGTTCATATAATAAGCAATTATTGAATGAGCCAGCACATGGGTTATTTAGATCACTGTATCTGTGTCAGTGataaacatttgaaactgaTTCTAACCTATATGTCCTAAATCACACGATCTAATTCAAATCTTTATCGATGTGTAAGTCTGTGTTATTCCACAGTCATCCCTCACCTTAAGCAGCATGATGTCATTGTCAAATGTCCAGGGGTTGTACTGGTTGTGCCTAACGACCAAGGAAACATCGAACTCCTGCTCAAAGCCCTCCACCTTCATAATTTTGTGCTGACCCAGCACCACTTTCATCAGGAGAGCCCTAAAAGACCACAATAAAGGACCAGATTAGTAAAGTGAACGTTGATTCAATATAGATCGGACACATAATACATAGTCCCATTGTTTAACATATTTCTAAGAAGTTTTTTTACACAGACCACGTGTCTCTGTGGACGTTTAGTAAATCTACACTTGTGAGGGCCTCAGGTGTAAACCGCAGTAACTTACGGTCTCCAGCAGTGGGCAGCAGACACCACCCACTGTGGGTGGATGAGGGTGCCTCCACAAAAGTGGTAGTTTCTGAACGTGAGGGAGGCCTGATACCTTATGGAGTAGGGGGATACCTCCATCCCCCCAATGATTCTTTGACCGTACACACCTAGGAGCAGAGGACAATGTTAGGTGTAAGAATGTGTCTTGTGGGTTGTATTGAGGTAGATATCGATAAGATCAGTTGTGTtactgaaggtaaaaaaaagacagtagtTGTGTAATGTGAATAAATTCTCAGATGCAATGGTGCCTCACCTGTTAGgtttacaaaaagcaggagGAGCAGTGAGAAGTGATGTGATGGATCCAGATTCATCTCAGAAACTATGACCTCTCCTTTAACGTTGAAAGGATAGCTGTCAAAGAGTATGGTTTACATCCATTATTTCCTTATTTATAATGttgacattataaaaaaaaggcaatttccGAAAACAACCTGTACTGttacatttcatattcaaaagaaTATTACATCTAAGATTATTTTACTAAAGCATTCACTGCTGTACAAATCATGGTTTGCTTTCATTTCCAGTAGGACAGATCTGCGCTGAGGCTTTATGTCTGATCACAAAACAAATGTCCAGAAATGATTGTTTCTTGAACCACAAATGGTTTGATTGGCTGGTCATatacttcactttatttttctttatttctgacaCAAAGGTCCATATCAATTGATACAGGTAAAGGATATATAACACATGACGATTCATATCCATCATTAACCAGAAAACAATCTTATACCATGTAGCAGTAAAGTATTTTGCAGTGAAACATTATTTCTACAACTAAGATAATCTTTCCGGTTTGGTTCACATTTATACTTACAGTGCTTACATAGAAAGTTTGTATAAACAGGGAAAACATCCTTTGTATtgcatgtttaaataaatcacatatTTAATTCCAATAGAAATGATTTGATACTCTGAAGTTGGtcctgcagcttgtaaacattTCATAAACTTTCATTGCAATCAAACTAAAACAGTGATATTGTTCAAATGCGACAACGCTGTCTCACCTTAGAGTCAAGTGGAAAAATGTCCAATTccagcacccacacacaccctcacacacttcATTCACACAATAAAGGTGGAGAAACCTCCATCCACTTTTATACTGAAACCATACCTGCTGCTTTCATTGTTCTCTTCTATTGTCCATCATGCAGTATAAGGAAAGCTGAGAGTGTGACCTAGTACACTATGCCTCTGTGATCTTTGTTGTTGGGAGTCTTTTGTCTGATAGTCGAAACAAAGTCAAGAAAAATGATGGGAAGCCTTGGCAGACATGTGGTTGGTGTATTCAGTAATGTTACAGAGGGCTGGACAAAAGATTGTTTGATGTCTGGGAATTAAATATTTCCCTCTAGTGAGACAGCAACCTGAGAtgcagcagacagcagcatTTATCCCCCACTTCATCTACTTATTGCAATTAAATGCCTTTAATTTAACTACCCTATTTAAACGAGTATTTGTAGCAGCTTTGTAATGTCACAACAcgagacaaacaaaaataatagtGTTCAATCAATATCACATATGGCCTGTGTTCACTTGATGTACCAGGATGCAGTTCTTGGtgtccttcctctcttctcatAGTCTTTCCCGTCTCTCTTTTCGCTCTCACCCAGGTTCCCAGCATGTTAGTTTCCTCATACAGGGGTGTTTGAATTGTAACTCATTGCTTCCATATCGTCTGCTTTCCCCAAGGTGCCGTTTCAACACTTAGGTTGAAAGGTGatagtctttgtgtgtgtgtgtgtgtgtgtgtgtgtgtgtgtgtgtgtgtgtgtgtgtgtgtgtgtgtgaaagacagAGATATAATAAGGGGGATGCCTTTCACAGAACTGAATGCAGAAACATGTACTGAAATGTGACTTCATTTGGAGAGCTAATGTGACCTGCTCGTATTTCATCTTGATTCACAGTTGTTGACAGTTCTTTAAACAGTTTCTACTTATTATTACATATTTCTGAAAAGTTTAGCTCAATGAAATATAAATGCAGACAATTAAAGCAGTTCAAACTGTGTATTTCAAGGGTAGGAAACCAAAATCATAAacagtttcctttttatttaaatagtcATGCAGATtctgttatgtttttgttttatcatccTAACCTATCACATCGCATGTTAAAGTAAATATTATTTAGTTCGACATTTAACTATAAAAGCCTATAACTTGCCAAAGAGGAGATTAATGAGGGTATCCCCATAGATCATTTTAGTAACCTATAGGTGTAAGACAGTTTAGCTAGGACACAGTTAACATAAAAAAGTAAGCTTAGGAATTATTTAAGTTTAGGAAAAATTAGCTTGGAAACAGTTGCCGTATGCCTTTTTTTCAGATCTGCATTTCTGCAACAGTGCCATAACGAGGATCCACCGTTATAATGCCCCTGCTATCACCTCCGATGGTGGAAGGCTATAGCTTGAGACGACTTGGTGAATATCAAGCCTTAAAAAGGCGATCTTAGAAAACAGTTGTCTTAGGAAAAAgttcaggaagaaaaaaaatgaagccaatgtggaagtgcaaaatcctgaaGTTCCTCCAGTgttcacttgaggctggctgcaggaacaccgtTAGTCACATGACTGGCGAAGAAGCCGTTTTTACAGcgtaaataaacatgtttacggCCTGCTacgaaaagaaacaaaatggtctgattagttattgtcattaCTCGCACACACTGTAccgggggtgaattttttttttaaacgcctccgttttgatttttaaaatgatatccatagttaggcgcataGCTGACATTATTGACAGTTGGGCACGATGTAACGGTTCTtcaagagtcttaaaacccgcctcagctttggctctaagcctgtcgttagtttgactgaaagttaggctgagacagcatttccagcatggcggctgctgctgatgatcctccggagccccctactgtaacagatggctgacgtcactcaggcttcatccattaatatttacagtctatgtcctatacacacacacacacacacacacacacacacacacacacacacacacacacctctacctCAAGCTCTCCACCAATCACACAAATGACAACATGCATTGAATACTGTCATAAGGCACTTGGAGTATCGGACAGTCTTACGACCTCTCAGATCACTGCTGTCAATCTGACACATTCACTGACATTAAGGAGAACTCAGAAACTGCCATAACAGTTGTTACCTTAATTAACACAACAGTTAACAATCATGCAGTCTGATCCGTTACAGTAAACAGTTTAGCCAGGGAAACAGTCTCATCTTATCTGTAGCCTGTAAAAGTAAGCAGCCATGTTTATAATCTAAAGTCCTATCAGAAATCAGCAccttttaagatgaaaaatcATATCATTTTACGATATGAGTTTGGGCTAGTGGGTAGCTACTTGCTTGCCAAACAATTTTAGGTCTTATAGTATcctacttcctgttttaaaaacagatatgAGATTGgtatcattttcatttaaatattcaaaagcAAAGAGTCTATGTTTACCTCTCAAAATACAGAATTCAGAGAAATGACAGTAGAGACAGTAGAGACAGCAGACTATGTTTATTATGTCTACATTACTCTATCTAGATTAGCCAACACAGTCCTTAACAGTGgaagatcaaaacaaaaatgtgaaaagaaaaactgttaaaGTATAAAATGATGCAGATATAAATAGCCTacattaaactaaaacaaaaacaagcttcaTCATGTGGGTCTTTAGCTGCTAGCAACACATGACCACGATAATCATTTTATTCACATTGAAAACAAGTGGCAAAGCGCTTTACAATTAAAACAGGGACAaatagtaaaagaaaaatacaaaattagacaataagtaaaacaaatatataaaagcaaataaacaggTAAATAAGGATCAAGAATAAATTGAacatataaatcaataaaaacaactggTAAAGAAGTGGGCTACACAAGCAGCAGCCAACAGTTACTAAAGTCGACCGATAGACGTTTCCAAAACTGTGGAACTCTTTGCCCCCGGACATCCGTCTCTCTCAcactattggtgtttttaaaactcgcctTAAGACATATTTATACTCAATTGCTTTTAATGTTCAGTAAcccatcaaacacaaaaaacccaTAGCTCTGTTATTCTCTTGTTACACTGGAATTAACTGTcacttgttcttttctttttttattgttgttgttcttgtctgttactttctaatgctttgtttctgcaaagttcagcactttggatcaactatgttgtgtttaaagtgctatataaataaagttgagttgagttgagttttaAGAAGAGGACACTGAATCTCCCTGCCTGAAGATTCACAGCTGTGGGCCTCGCACTGCAATGGCTCAGTTTTAGGAGCTGCTAGTAGGGCCCTGCTGGAGGATGGCATGCAACAGCCAGACTCATAGAGAGTTATCATATCACAGATAAAGGCTGGAGCCTCGCCATTTAATGCTCTGAAACAATCAACGATTTCAAAATGTCTAAAACTCACAGGTATCCagtgaggagaagagagggcAGGTGTCATATGTTcacttttcttatttcttattaAAAAATGGTTGGCAGCAGTGTTTTGAATGAACTACATTATATGCTTGTGAGTAAATTGCCTTACAATACTTGAGtctgaaagaaataaaatgtattgattattTTATCCAAGTCGGCAGAAGAAAGGAATTAACCTGATTTTGGTTAATTGTctcagttaaaggctttatatgtgattttttgatccagcagatgtcgcccttgagcaccagcatgaaactaaaacaacttgcgctgcattgttttgttagcatgctaatgctagtgatctttattatgctcgtatcttcacactgcatgtaaatttacctgaaatgagcgtgatctagaaacacagttaagcagtgagtacagtatgttattcttcttttctctagtccctcaattaaacaacttttatactcgaggggaggagtcagccggccgtcccgacgatgtaaacaaagtgaagataggactctgaaaacatcacagacagtgggactcgggtgttacacccattgtagacagtcatgactcacagagttattttcagaggatatacttgatttatattatatttaagtgtgaaaaatcaaatataaagcctttaaacaaaatataacTGAAAAACTTTTGTAGGTTGGTATAAAGACAATGTCAAAATCTATCTTTGTGAAAGATACAAACAGTGGTGTATGAGAAAATATGTCTTTAAGGTAAAACAACAATTAATAATGACTGGcatcatttacaaaaacagttgaTATACATaacaatgttttgaataaaaaaaaaatctatagtTTGAAGGTGATTGTGAGTGAAGACAGGCGAGTGTCGGTACAGGAAACACCTGACAACAGGAGGCCACACAAAGCCGTCTCTCCCGCTCTACTGGGTGAAGCATCAATTATTCAGCTCGCTCTAAATGTGGGACATGAGGAGGTCAGGCAAGATTCTCCTCACATGCTGCGGAGGATGCTGACTCGCCAAAagaatgatgatgaagaagatgataataataatggtgATGATTAGCCTGGTAATAGAGAGTTATTATCAtgactcatacacacacagaggaacactTGTGCATAGAATACCCCCTCAGCTCGAAACAAAGAtgcagacagatagacagacagacacacacacacacacacacacacacacacacacacacacacacacacacacacacacacacacacacacaacacacacacacacacacacacacacacacacacacacacacacacacacagaatgctgttgaaacatttcAGCACGGATAAGACTGGATGATGACACAGAAGGAGCATGCTGATACAGTATAGATGAACCTGTTCGGCACAGTACCctgtgttgccatggcaacagtgtAAAGCCCTCTCATCAAGCCATGAGAAAGCGGTGAGTGCATGGGATGGCGGtgagaaggggagggggtgctGCAAGATTCTGAAGGTGAACTTTGTGGCgccctttttcttttcagtcaaTGCTTCATGTCATGGTCAAGGATGaaatcaaaaactttttttttttctcagaggaGACTGGCGGATAAAGGTTGTTGTGACTCCTAGTTCTTTCCTGAAAGGAGGGGATACCCacggtcagacagacagacaggagctgAGGACACTGGTCGTCTGAATGCATTGGTTTAGTAGGGTGTAGGACAGCGGCCTCCACAGCTATGAGGAGCTTGCTcgtgtgtttatgttgtgtgcTTCTGGACCTCACAACAGTCCAAAGTGAGTACGACTTTTCAACCTTCTGTTGCAGGAATAATTCAACAGTTTGTACACATGTTACAAACTGaaatatgtatacatatatgatATACATTGCATATCATACATtatacatgtttctttttttcccctcagagtTACAGTAGATGAGAATATCAATTCcactttcatgtgtgtgtggtaaataTGAAGCTAGAGCCAGCAgctaattagcttagcttagcacaaagaatTTGAACGGAGGGAAACACCAACACCTGGAGCCTCTTTGCACCTCAAAGTCACTCAAATATATCTTGTTTCTTTAGTCATAATGGAACAGAAACGTTCTTGAATGTAAACTGGTTTCCTGGCTTGTCTGGAAAATATCCCCCCTGTGAAAATGTGACTAGTcatttgtatacatttttagaaCAAGACTTTAACAAGAAGCAAAATAATCATTCTGGTTGAAATGTAAAGATATTCCTATTACTTTCCAGCCATGATTTCAACAAGAAAAGCGTAAATACTTCCATGAGTGCGGCTATACTGTTCCCACCACTTCTTCTGTATACCCTGAGGCTAATGTACAGAAGTTGAGCTGTTGCATAAGAGAGTCATAAAAGAGCCCCTCTCTTATGTTTCAGAGCCAAGAGTGAGGTGGTGACACTAGAAGGTCAGGTTATATTGGATTACCTTCATTACATGGTGGCCTCCCAGGTGACAGAAAACCACTAATTGTTAGGCTGAGTCAGTGGGCTTGAAAGAGGGATTAAGAGGGCCTCACTCTTTATGCTTCCCTTTTGTTCACCGAAAGACTTGTCATGTTTTATGAAATAGACTTTTTTAAGAGTATGAAATTCATACCATGGGGAAGCTTTtgagccatttttttttttttacagcaatgggggaacatttttgttttgtccacTCGAAAGATGCTCAACCAGTCAAACAGAAATGAATGAACTTTTCGGGTGAAAGACGAAAACATCTCTAGGAATCtacaaaaaacatctgtttaatATTATTGTTCATACACAGGTCGTGTGCTCATGCAGGGCCGTATCGTAGGTGGACACACTGCTGCACCAAACTCCATCCGATACATGGTGTCACTGCAGAGCACCAGGGGTCAACACTTCTGCGGGGGATCATTGGTTCACAGATACTGGGTGCTGACTGCAGCGCACTGTAACATTGGGTAAGAATAATGAAGTAGTCGCTGGTCCTTTTTGCTGAATCTGTTGAGAGTATTACTGTAATACCACGGTGTCATTATTTCCATGTTTGTAAGGttacatgattttatttgtttgtcatgTAGCCATGCTAGCAGTGTGGTTCCAAGGATGGAATTGTTGTGCTGCTGGTCAGTCCCCGCCTTCTTTCCAGACTAAAATGTGCTCAGTGTAATAAAGACACGTATCGATTGAAGTATCAAAGAATATAAATTTAGGGGATTCAGACACCCCAGTGTCCAGACAAACAGTAGAGATATTTCAGTCTTTAACTTCTTGATTTTTCGGTTAAATAATCTCTCAAAAAAACCTTAACATAAATTGTTACAGACATTGTGGGCTTAAATGTTCCTTTGCATactggcttcaaaaaagttaagttAACTACAGGCATTTTGTTAGCGCTTGGCTCTGTCACATTCAAGggaaaaacaaggaactggacccacgtgcagaattaactaaaactatttatttaaacaaaaaggcaaaaactaaaacttccTATCAAAAcgtccaaactgagaaaatccaaaaactgagaaacactgagaaacactaggaaacactgacactccAACATACGACAAATCAACACTGGCAACTTACAACAATGATCTGACCGGACGAGGGAcggaacacagagactaaatagacacaggggtaatcaaacacaggtgagactaacaagacacaggtgaggacaatgaaGGTAATCAAcacggagggaaacacacagaggcaggaatacaatacaagaaggagaactacaaactaaatcatgaaacactaaagacacacagaactcaagaatgtaagattaccactagaacaaagaaacacaaggataagaaactacaaaataaaacaggaaacacttaagactaaactatgaaacattaagacaaaaacacacaagggaaacaagcaacactaggattgacaggagaaattaaaacatggaaactaAACTTAatgagaccaaatcatgacaggcTCTACTTCATGGTGCCAATTgtatttgaattgtatttacCAACTGTGTTGTTTCGAGAGACATTTTGTGTGTCTATTTCAAAATGGAGTTGGGGTTTCCGCAACTATTCAGTCATCAAGTAAACAGTTTTGATAAAGCATAATGGCAGTTTAGAATGTCCCAAATGCATAAAGTAGCCAATTGGGATATTAACGTTAGCACTTAGCTCAAAGCACCACTGTGTCTAAAAGAGCAGCTACAGTAGCATGGctgtgtctttgtcttgttctaaaacactttgtttttagaATCCTGACTTGTAAATTGTAAAAGGTTTAAGAAAAGAGCTGCCTTCTGATGcctcaaaatgatttaaaattacTTTTCTTATAAACCATTTTTTGTAACACTTGCACGGGCACTGATGTTCCTCTGCTGCAGTGAACTATGTAGAAGTCAGTGTGTAGTAGCTCACTTGGCATGATGTTATAGTGAGAGCAGATGGTCTAAACAGATGCCCTCAAAGCAAACATCCACTTTACTATGAGTGTAGCTAACGTCAAAATCACGCCACTTGATCCTGATGCAGAGTGTAACAGTGTACAGGCCACTTGGAAGTCAAACAGTGCACAGATGTAGTCGTGTCAGCTGACCTTGGCACAACatcgatgtgtgtgtgcaagggGGAAGTGTGATCTTGACGCGACCCAGGAAATTGGCCGTAATTCTGTAATACTGTCCCAGCtctgtctgcacacagtaaGCCATTGTTTCCTGGCTGACACTCTTATGTCTGCATGTGCTCACTCTGCACTGTGACTTTGGCTTCATGTTGTGTGCTCATtttgtctcctctttctccctgtggaaatatgataaaacatttaatgttttggCTGTGATCTCTACAGTTTTAGTGTATGATAAAACATGTGaagtaaaatgtaattttcatcTTTTAGGGCAGAGCACATGATGATCGTTGCGGGCGACTACATTGTGAATTCCTTCGAGGGCACTGAGCAGTACGCTAAACCCCACAGGCTGGTCACCCATCCGCTCTACAACGAGAGCACCAACAATGCTGACATCATGCTCATTAAGGTACTGCAGTCTTATCCATATCCATATTGTTGTCATACCTAAcagtttcatattttcagtttgttaatTAATGCATGCTGTTCATTAAATTTGCAAATATTCTGACCCTGAGCAAATATGTGGAATTTGTAATTTTTGTAGCAGGGCAGGTACTGTACAGTAGGATTATGGgtttttaattttctcagaAAAATACtcatatttaatttgaatgtcCCCATCAAATCAAAATATTGTTGAGAGCAGAGTTTACAGGCTgtgaacaagaaaacaaaacaaaaatacatttgtatagGGGCGAGGGGGGACTAATGAGGTGTTGATCAATTATTGTAGAACTTTTTATATCCACAATGTGGAAGattgtctttggcttcacaagaaaaaaaacaaaaaaaacatgaacacaaacaagacaacattcaAGCACAGAAAGAGACCAGAAGAACGCCTGGAGTCCTCAACAACATCACAGTTGACaacatcatttttaatattGATAAAAATGATTATCAAAGAACTGCTTATTATCAGGAAAATAATCATTGATCAATAACTTcttaatcaataaatcaatt
The Labrus mixtus chromosome 7, fLabMix1.1, whole genome shotgun sequence DNA segment above includes these coding regions:
- the LOC132977311 gene encoding trypsin-3-like → MNLDPSHHFSLLLLLFVNLTGVYGQRIIGGMEVSPYSIRYQASLTFRNYHFCGGTLIHPQWVVSAAHCWRPALLMKVVLGQHKIMKVEGFEQEFDVSLVVRHNQYNPWTFDNDIMLLKLERPAVINAMVEPVSLLDSNSQSLDYRARCTVSGWGVTWLNSYMLSPVLRSVDVDIFPSCSRYYFRTTQNMVCAGSVSGGKDSCQGDSGGPLVCDGKFEGIVSWGIGCAFANYPGVYTKVRNYLGWINSVTQTNKRK
- the LOC132977472 gene encoding trypsin-like isoform X2 gives rise to the protein MRSLLVCLCCVLLDLTTVQSRVLMQGRIVGGHTAAPNSIRYMVSLQSTRGQHFCGGSLVHRYWVLTAAHCNIGAEHMMIVAGDYIVNSFEGTEQYAKPHRLVTHPLYNESTNNADIMLIKLRAPMVLNRYVSLAPLPKQGTGVVEGLVCRVSGWGYNSAGGGRAPFTLRTVTVPIVSSARCNSSESFNGNITANMICAGYRTGGKDACKVHVT